Proteins from a single region of Mycoplasmopsis edwardii:
- a CDS encoding ribonuclease HIII yields MLFLDNFDFDFKNENVLGIDETGVGDYFTPVISCAAFLPKEMIEWTKEIGVKDSKLLSDQKINEIADLLIHKVPFSVYTLTQSGYNKLVDKKFNANEIKFFIHMQSILNFEKKYNFQNKKILIDQYSTTNSIKKYQDRFSFIEDFSNFYKKEKEIYLMKKAEQHSQAVACASIIARATLNNYMKKQKEEYDFNFLLGASQKAKDQVSEFEAKFGKETLSKVSKTSFKI; encoded by the coding sequence ATGCTATTTTTAGATAATTTTGATTTTGATTTTAAAAATGAAAATGTTTTAGGAATAGATGAAACAGGAGTAGGAGATTATTTTACTCCTGTTATTTCATGCGCTGCATTTTTACCAAAAGAAATGATCGAATGAACTAAAGAAATAGGAGTTAAAGACTCAAAATTATTATCAGATCAAAAAATTAATGAAATCGCAGATCTTTTAATACATAAAGTACCATTTTCTGTTTATACACTAACTCAAAGCGGATATAACAAATTAGTTGATAAGAAATTCAATGCAAATGAAATTAAATTTTTTATCCATATGCAATCAATATTAAATTTTGAAAAAAAGTATAACTTCCAAAATAAAAAAATATTAATTGATCAATATTCAACTACTAATTCAATTAAAAAATATCAAGATAGATTTAGTTTTATAGAAGACTTTTCAAATTTCTATAAAAAAGAAAAAGAAATTTATTTAATGAAAAAAGCAGAACAGCATTCTCAAGCTGTAGCTTGTGCTTCAATCATTGCTAGAGCAACATTAAATAATTACATGAAAAAGCAAAAAGAAGAATATGATTTTAACTTCCTTTTAGGAGCAAGTCAAAAAGCTAAAGACCAAGTTAGCGAATTTGAAGCAAAATTCGGAAAAGAAACATTAAGTAAAGTTTCAAAAACTAGCTTTAAAATATAG
- the recA gene encoding recombinase RecA codes for MKEDKNLETENKSIIKSAISHIEKKFGKESIMLLGDVPDVAVETFHSGSYILDDILGIGGYPKGRIIEIYGPESSGKTTLSLHAIAEVQKNGGIAAFIDAEHSIDPVFASKLGVDVHTLILSQPDSGEQALEIVDILARLGNIDLIVVDSVAALVPLAELNGEMNEQQIGAQARLMSKALRKITGNLNKNKTTIIFINQIREKVGVIFGNLETTPGGRALKFYSSIRIEVRKGSQISLDKDVSGSEMKFKIVKNKLAPPYKSAQTDLLFNEGIDKYSELVDIGVNSGILEKKGAWFSYEGNNIAQGKKNMRDYILNNKELKEKIISTLNKPKIED; via the coding sequence ATGAAAGAAGATAAAAATTTAGAAACAGAAAATAAATCAATTATTAAAAGCGCGATTAGTCACATCGAGAAAAAATTCGGAAAAGAATCAATTATGCTATTAGGAGATGTGCCTGATGTAGCTGTTGAGACATTTCATAGTGGTAGCTATATATTAGATGATATTTTAGGAATCGGAGGATATCCTAAAGGTAGAATTATTGAGATATATGGACCAGAAAGCTCAGGTAAAACAACTCTTTCGTTACATGCTATTGCTGAAGTACAAAAAAATGGTGGTATTGCAGCATTTATTGATGCTGAGCATTCAATAGATCCAGTTTTTGCAAGTAAACTTGGTGTAGATGTCCATACATTAATCTTATCTCAACCAGATTCAGGAGAACAAGCATTAGAGATTGTTGATATTCTTGCTCGTTTAGGAAATATTGACTTAATTGTTGTTGATAGTGTTGCAGCGTTAGTTCCATTAGCAGAACTTAATGGCGAAATGAATGAACAACAAATTGGTGCACAAGCTAGATTAATGTCTAAAGCTCTTAGAAAAATAACAGGTAACTTAAATAAAAATAAAACCACAATTATTTTTATTAACCAAATTAGAGAAAAAGTTGGTGTTATTTTCGGAAACCTAGAAACAACACCAGGTGGTAGAGCACTTAAATTTTATTCAAGTATAAGAATCGAAGTTAGAAAAGGAAGTCAGATTTCTTTAGATAAGGATGTGTCTGGTTCTGAAATGAAATTTAAGATTGTTAAAAACAAATTAGCGCCACCATATAAATCCGCACAAACCGATTTATTATTTAATGAAGGTATAGATAAATATAGTGAGCTTGTAGATATCGGTGTCAACTCAGGTATTCTTGAGAAAAAAGGAGCTTGGTTTAGTTATGAAGGCAACAACATAGCTCAAGGTAAAAAAAATATGAGAGACTATATATTAAATAATAAAGAGTTAAAAGAAAAGATTATAAGTACTTTGAACAAACCAAAAATAGAAGATTAA
- a CDS encoding Cof-type HAD-IIB family hydrolase has translation MEKERYLFAIDLDGTTLRSSATGEVHDQTLAAIKRAQDEGHIVCILTGRPWRSTKFIYETLGLDTVVSNYNGAHIHHPKDDGFIPYIKYLNLNEALYILGDEKVQKEISNIAIEGPDWVQLQKRDEDLEKVFGFSTTSKLKIGLDFHKLPLMPTGIIFDVKKDTDVEDLRCYLKARYGDLAEFSYWSKGEGLSPVFDMTNITANKGKALSMLIRYYDVKTKNTIALGDGFNDVPMFKVANISVAMGNATKDVKRYATVRISKSNKEGGVGWYINKFLDNPESEIAKSNEKRKKIRQAEEE, from the coding sequence ATGGAAAAAGAAAGATATTTATTCGCAATAGATTTAGATGGAACGACTCTTAGATCAAGTGCTACTGGTGAAGTTCATGATCAAACTTTAGCAGCTATTAAAAGAGCTCAAGATGAAGGACACATTGTTTGTATTTTAACAGGTCGTCCATGAAGAAGTACAAAATTCATCTACGAGACTTTAGGTTTAGATACAGTTGTGTCAAATTATAATGGTGCTCACATTCACCACCCTAAAGATGACGGATTCATTCCATATATTAAATACCTAAACTTAAATGAAGCATTATACATTCTTGGTGACGAAAAGGTTCAAAAAGAAATTTCAAACATTGCTATTGAAGGACCAGATTGAGTCCAATTACAAAAGAGAGATGAAGATTTAGAAAAAGTTTTTGGATTCTCAACAACTTCAAAATTAAAAATTGGTTTAGATTTTCATAAATTACCTTTAATGCCAACAGGAATCATTTTTGACGTTAAAAAAGATACAGATGTTGAAGATCTTAGATGCTATTTAAAAGCAAGATATGGTGATTTAGCAGAATTCTCATACTGATCAAAAGGTGAAGGTTTAAGTCCGGTTTTCGACATGACTAATATTACAGCAAACAAAGGTAAAGCTTTAAGTATGCTTATTAGATACTACGATGTTAAAACAAAAAACACAATTGCTTTAGGTGATGGATTTAACGATGTTCCTATGTTTAAGGTTGCTAACATTTCTGTTGCCATGGGGAATGCAACAAAAGATGTTAAAAGATATGCAACTGTAAGAATTTCAAAATCAAACAAAGAAGGTGGAGTTGGCTGATACATTAACAAATTCTTAGATAATCCAGAATCAGAAATCGCAAAATCAAACGAGAAAAGAAAGAAAATCAGACAAGCTGAGGAAGAATAA
- a CDS encoding TIGR00282 family metallophosphoesterase, with product MSNKKNNYIKLLFIGDIFGLPGIVTLEKNLKQIINDNQIDFVIAQGENVTGRKGLSELDYLRLKKAGVNFFTMGNHVWANEDIEKIIENDDIARPFNIEEGYPGQGTRVVDIRGFKLRITSMMGISFNELRYPWEQAYADSFLEAFDILYSSHGKTDFHFIDFHGETTSEKYVFGLHVDGKADVVVGTHTHVQTNDDHVLPNGTCYITDVGMTGPINSAIGARVDEVKNKILKPDSKDRFYISGNNTQINAVIVKLYKDGLKTNKNTIEKINLFNLKIY from the coding sequence ATGAGTAACAAAAAAAACAACTACATTAAACTATTATTTATAGGAGATATTTTCGGTTTACCAGGAATAGTGACTTTAGAAAAAAACCTTAAACAAATTATCAATGATAATCAAATTGATTTTGTTATTGCTCAAGGTGAAAATGTTACTGGTAGAAAAGGATTAAGTGAACTAGATTATTTAAGATTAAAAAAAGCTGGTGTTAACTTCTTTACAATGGGGAATCATGTTTGAGCCAATGAAGATATTGAAAAGATAATTGAAAACGATGATATTGCAAGACCATTCAATATTGAAGAAGGTTATCCAGGGCAAGGTACCAGAGTTGTTGATATTAGAGGATTTAAATTAAGAATAACATCAATGATGGGTATATCATTTAATGAATTAAGATATCCATGAGAACAGGCTTATGCTGATTCATTCTTAGAAGCATTTGATATATTATATAGTTCACATGGTAAAACAGATTTCCACTTTATTGATTTCCATGGAGAAACAACAAGTGAAAAATATGTCTTTGGTTTACATGTTGATGGTAAAGCAGATGTAGTTGTGGGTACTCATACTCATGTTCAAACAAATGATGATCATGTTTTACCAAATGGAACTTGTTATATTACTGATGTTGGTATGACAGGGCCTATTAATTCAGCTATTGGAGCAAGGGTTGATGAAGTTAAAAATAAAATTTTAAAACCAGATTCTAAAGATAGATTTTATATTAGTGGCAACAATACACAAATTAATGCTGTTATTGTCAAATTATATAAAGACGGATTAAAAACAAATAAAAACACAATTGAAAAGATTAATTTATTTAATTTAAAAATTTATTAA